The genome window TGGACTGCTGGTGGTGGCCCCACCGATTGGAAGGACATAAGCCGAATCTATGGTGGTATTCTAGATCTCTTCGAGGAGGGTGCAGCAGAAGGCAAGAAAGTCACTGACCTTACGGGCGAGGACGTGGCTGCATTCTGCGACGACCTAGTGAAGGATGAGCATACTTGGAAGGACAAATATCGCAAAAAGTTGAACGATACGATTGGTCGTGGCTAGCGGCGAAGTCCTAGTGGATTTTCGCCTAGTACCCACAAAAAAATTAATTCAATAGATAATCCCGACTGAATAGCAGGTTACAAATGTGAATTGCCACCTTCACTATTCAGTTATATTTTTAATCTGGTAGTAAGTAATACAGATTATCAGTCAGACTGAGTAGAGGAGAATAGGAAATTTAGCGCCTTGTTGCGCATTTAATAGGGAGGAAAAAGTATGGGCAATGCAGCGATTTCTGTAAAAGGGTTAACTAAATCCTTTAAAGACAAGAAAGTCTTAAAGGGGGTGGAATTTGAGGTGCAGCGTGGTGAAATTTTTGCACTGCTCGGCTCAAATGGAGCGGGCAAGACGACAATGGTCAACATCCTCTCGACGCTGATGAAGCCCGATGGCGGTGAAGTAAGTATTTGTGGCTTTGACGTCCAGCGTCAACCGGATCATGTTCGCCAGAGCATCAGCCTGACAGGGCAGTTCGCAGCTTTAGACGGTATGCTCACCGGGCGGGAAAACCTGATAATGATCGCCAAGTTGCGGGGAGTTTCCGATCCTGCTCAAGTCGCCGATAATCTGCTTGAAAGATTCAGCCTGACCGATGCGGCCAATCACCGGGCGGACAAATATTCCGGTGGGATGAAGCGACGGCTTGACATCGCTATGAGCCTGATTGGGAAGCCAGCAGTCATTTTTCTCGATGAATCGTCGACAGGGCTTGACCCCGAAGCGCGGATTGAAGTCTGGAATACCATCAACGAACTTGCAGGCAGTGGCACAACGATCTTGCTAACGACTCAGTACCTGGAGGAAGCCGAACAACTGGCGGACCGTATTGCAATCCTACATGGTGGAAAAATCATCACAACGGGCACCCTTACTGAACTTAAGGAGATGTTCCCACCAGCGAAAGTGGAATACATCGAGAAGCAGCCAACATTGGAGGAAATATTCCTCGCAATCATCGGCAAAAAGGGGAAGATGTAAATGAATAGCAAAACAGGTGTTTTACTTGGACGTTTAATGCGCAATATCATGCGTAGCCCTGATACGATTATCACGGTGGCGATTACGCCGATTATGATGATGCTGTTGTTTGTCTACGTATTTGGTGGTGCTATTAAGACAGGAACGGACAACTACGTCAATTATTTATTGCCGGGAATCTTACTGATTACTATCGCATCCGGCGTCGCTTACACTTCCTTGCGGCTATTTACAGATGTAAGGAGCGGGCTGATGGCGCGTTTCATTACCATGCCCATCAAGCGCACGTCGGTATTGTGGGCTCACGTATTGACCTCGCTTGTTTCCAATGTGCTTACTGTCGCGGTGGTTATCCTCGTCGCGCTCTTGATGGGTTTCCGTACCAACGCAGATATCCTGCAATGGCTTGCCGTAGTTGGGATACTCGGACTGTTTACGCTGGCGCTGACATGGCTTGCAGTCATTCCCGGATTGACAGCAAAATCTATGGAAGGGGCGACAGCCTATTCGTATCCTCTAATTTTCTTGCCATTTATCAGTTCGGCCTTCGTTCCGACTGAAACTATGCCTAAAATTGTCCGTGTTTTTGCTGAGAACCAGCCCGTGACTTCAATCGTTGATACGATTCGTGCCCTCTTGTATGAAGGGTCTGTTGGGAACGATATCTGGATCGCGCTTGCCTGGTGTGTCGGCATCATGGTTATCGCTTATTTATTCGCTAGTAAAGTATTTAAACACCGGTTAGGGTAAGTACACTAATATGGGACTAGTGATACCAATAGTCATCGTTGCGATGATTGCATTAGCTATCACATGGAAGACAGCTTAGACCCCGGTGTAAACCATTGATGAAACTTTAAAAGATATGGTATTGATTTTGTATTGAAAAGTACGGAATAATTTAGAATCTTAAAAATGAGTTATTAACGAGTATAAAAAATCTCTGTTTCTTATTGAATAAACGGGACAGCTTTTCTGAAATAAAAGTTAAGTAATGTGAAGAAATGTACTCAAAGTAAAGCGGCTAGTGTTGGAGAGAGGGGTTGTTGCGGCAATCCCTTTATTATTGAGAAGTATTATTAAATATGATTGGTGGTATTCATAGACACTAATTGCCATTAATTTGTTAAAATAAAGGGTGCGATAATTCAATAAAACAGCCGTCTTTTGTGTTAACATTGCAGGTTATTAATTTTTATGGGGAAATGTATTGAGACAAAATAGAAGAAATTGATTTGGATTATTAGAAATCTTTTTTTCCGAAATGGTTTCTTTTATTTACCGTAAAATAAAGAAATTATTTATACAACAGTAAAAAAACCCCCATGCAGGGGATTATTCAATCTGAATATCTAAAATATAATCAAACTCAATCTTAGTTCTGTCAAAGTCATTCATCTTGAGATATTTATCATTATAATTGACATAATAAATTTTATCTCTAACAAGTAGATAGTCATAATCCCCATAGTATGTAATTTCAACTTCTGAGTTCTTACTAATCGCTTCGTGCAGCTTGATTCCGATTTCTTCGAGTTGCTGTTCATCCAAAATCGGTTTAATTTTGTTATCCATACTATTCCAATATTCATCCAGCATCTTAACTTGTTCAGGCATCATCATTGATGTCCACTTAATGGTTCCACGGTCGTTAACATTGCTCATAATTATGCACCCACCCTCTTTCTGATTGGTTCAGCAGAAAGGATATTTTCTAATTTAAACGTTCTAATCTGTTTACGCCAATAACAATAAGCTGCAATTAACTTACCATTAGTACTTACCACTTTTACTATTCTTTTAGTAACGCTATTATTCTGGTCAATATAAAAGATAACAATCTTTTCTTTATTTTCCATAGAACGCAATATTAAACCTTTCATACTGAACCCTCCTAATATAGGAACATTTGTTCTTATTTTAACATAAATATTATAATTTATACAAAGGAATTTTTTGCTATTTATAGAAGTAGCATGAAATTTGTTTAATATTAGTCAGCACATAAATGGTATCTGGAACCATTAAAGATCAACGTAGAGAGTTACCGAAACCAGCTAATAGTTATCAATATTTTTTCTAAAAAACTAAAATTAATTATGATATACTTAAATTTGCACATGCCAAATAACCATCCGTTATTACCATTTGAAAGTTCTGGATAGTCTAGAGAAAAAAATGAAAAATTACATTTCTCTGGAATGAAATAGTTTGAGAGCCTGTTTTGATTCAATCTTTTTCTGAACAGGCTTATTATAGTTTTTTTTTTGGTTTATTTTAATCAAACTTTGTTTAGAATATTCTGCTAATTGATCCATTTCCATGCAAGCTTATTATCAATAAAATCTTTATTTAAACGATTACTCTGAGAAATTGTTTTATTTTCAATATAAATTACTTCCTTTACATGTCTCTTGATTCTTGGCATTACAAAATTGAGTCTTCTTTTATCTCTACCTAGAAAATCAAAAGAATAAAAAACAACAACATCAATGTTCTTTTCCAAATTTATCAGATAGTTTATTAGTTCATTTAAACCTGGCCGCTGTAGATTCATGTATCCAAGATCAGAGAATTTCTTTACTATATCTATATTGTACTCATTTAATCGCTCGAAAATTTTATCTTCTATTGCTGCAACATTATACTTTTTTTCTACAACACGTTGGGAATAGAATATCCCTGTTTTATAAGTATATGAATTAAACAATTAGACTCCTCATCTCTATAATCAAGTTAATACTATAAGTAATTAACACTTTTATCTGGAGCTATACTTAAACTTGTATATTGGATAAAAAGAGACTCAAATAGAGTTCCTATTAAATTCATTAGGACAAAATAAACAAATTTATCATTCTCCCATGGGTGACAAACTATAATAAAAATTCCCAAACAGTTTGATAAAAAGTGCTTAAGCATGGTATAAGTGTAAAAGAAGCAGGGACCCTTGCTTTTTAATTTTGGTAGTTAAGCAAGTAAAAAATATTTCTTACTGTATAAGTAAGTGAAATTAAGGATGTCACCGAAAGGCGTGGTGACATCCATGTGTTAAGGGTTTGATCTGATATACATTAATGAGAGGATTTGTTTTAAGATGAAAGAAAATTTTTGGCGTGATTTACCACGACCGTTTTTTATACTAGCTCCAATGGAAGACGTGACAGATGTTGTTTTTCGTCATGTAGTGAGTGAAGCAGCCAGACCGGATGTGTTTTTTACAGAGTTTACAAACTCGGTAAGTTATTGTCACCCAGAGGGAAAACAAAGTGTTCGTGGGCGGTTGACTTTTACAGAGGATGAACAACCGATTGTAGCCCATATATGGGGTGATAAGCCTGAACACTATAGGGAAATGAGTATTGGAATGGCGAAACAAGGGTTTAAGGGGATAGATATCAATATGGGATGCCCTGTACCTAATGTGGCATCGAATGGAAAGGGAAGCGGTCTTATTCGTCGTCCGGAAGTTGCTGCGGAGTTAATTGAAGCAGCAAAAGCAGGAGGATTGCCCGTAAGTGTGAAGACTAGACTTGGTTACACGAATGTAGACGAATGGCGCGACTGGCTAACACACATCTTGAAACAAGACATTGCTAATCTTTCCATTCATCTGCGTACAAGAAAGGAAATGAGCAAAGTAGACGCCCATTGGGAACTAATTCCTGAGATTAAGAAACTTCGTGATGAGGTGGCACCAGGTACACTTTTGACAATCAATGGGGATATCCCTGACCGTCAAACTGGTTTGAAGCTTGTAGAACAATACGGTGTAGATGGGGTAATGATTGGGCGCGGTATTTTTAAAAATCCATTTGCCTTTGAAAAAGAGCCGAAAGAACATAGTCATAAGGAATTGCTTGATCTCTTAAGGCTGCAGCTGGATCTCCATGATAAATATTCAAAATTGGAAGCCCGTCAGTTCAGGCCTCTTCGTCGCTTTTTTAAGATTTATGTCCGTGATTTTCAAGGTGCGAGTGAATTAAGAAATCAATTGATGAGTACAGAGTCAACAGATGAAGTGCGTGAATTGCTCGATAACCTTGGGTAAAAGAATGTTGTTGAAACCGACATAGTAGAAGTCTTACATTCCAAGGTAAAAACGAAGCGGGACGTTAAGCTGATACGATTCCTAAATGATAGGGTTTATAGTGAGCAGTAAATTGGCAGGTGTGAATACGGTAATTAAACCGAATTCATTTCCGCCAATTTTTGTTTTATACATTGGTTAGTAGTATTCATAATTCTGCTCTCTTTTCTTGATTCAACTAAAAAGCATATAACTCCTATTGCAATCCTAAATTTTTTACATTAAGAAAGCTTCTTTATGCTATAATTTAGATGAATTAAAAGGTGTAAGTTCGTGTCAAGAGAGGTGAATTGCTTCGCTTATTGGAATATTGATTATTACAATTGGTCTTATTCCTACCAAGGTAAAAACGAAGCGGGACGTTAAGCTGATACGATTCCTAAATGATAGGGTTTATAGTGAGCAGTAAATTGGCAGGTGTGAATACGGTAATTAAACCGAATTCATTTCCGCCAATTTTTGTTTTATACATTGGTTAGTAGTATTCATAATTCTGCTCTCTTTTCTTGATTGAACTAAAAAGCATATAACTCCTATTGCAATCCTAAATTTTTTACATTAAGAAAGCTTCTTTATGCTATAATTTAGATGAATTAAAAGGTGTAAGTTCGTGTCAAGAGAGGTGAATTGCTTCGCTTATTGGAATATTGATTATTACAATTGGTCTTATTCCTATTGTATTAGCTTTTGCTATTAGTCAAATTTTTAAAGGATCTAAACTGTCCACAGGGTTATTCATAGCTATGTGTTTACTAGCAGTTTGGCAATTTTACATAGGAGTTCTTTTCTTTGAAGAGTCTTGGAATGAAGATGTTGTTTTATTTCTTTTTCGTATGTTTCGCTTCGGTCCAATCTTTACTATACCTACCCTCTTTTATTTAATATCCATCATCATACAAGATGAGCCAATGAGGAAAGATAACAATAGATGGATAGAAGGTATCTCTAAGTCTGTATTTAATAAAAAAAACTTCCGCGCATTACTTGTTTGGAGTGTATTTGTTTATCTTGTTGATTGGACAAGGTTAGGTATTGCTGGACTAGAAATTGTTAGTTTAGGATTTTCTTCTATTAACTTTTATTACCCAGTTTATGGTCCGTTAGGTTTGTTGTTTAAAATCCATATGGCTAGCTTTGTGCTGATTTTAACAATGGCATTTATACTTCTGCCAAAGCTTCTTAATACGAATACAAAAAACTTTTTAATGAGATTTTCTATATATGCAGTGCTTTTTTATACGTTTGGTTTATTAAACTTTCACCCAGCGACAGGCATGATATCTGGTAGCATAGGAGTCATACTATTTTCTACGTTAATTATGTTAGAGTTTGTAAAGCTGAACACTAATATGAAGTTAAATTACTATGAGTTAATGGAAAGACAAAAAAAGTTAGACTATACAGGAAGCCTAACTGCCAGTTTAATACATGAGGTCAAAAACACCAATCAAATCATTAAAGGTTTTTCTAAAATGTTAAACAAGACTGACTCCATGACAGATAGAGACAATGGTGCTGTAGAGATGATTATGAAGTCTTCAGAGCATTTACAGAAACTTGCAGACAATTACCAAGAATATATGAGGTCTTCCAAAATTGCACTTAAAGTAGATGATTTCGAGTCAGTTATTTACAATGCCATAGAACTATCGCAGGGAATTGCGAAAGAGCGTCATGTAGAAATTGAATTCATCAATCACTATAAACCACTCAAGGCTTTCATAAATAAAACCTACCTGGAACAGGTGTTTATCAATTTGATCAAAAATAGTGTGGAGGCTATTCCAGATGATAAGGAAATTAGGAAAATAACGATTAGAACAGAAGTAGTTGACAAGAGTATCTTAATCCATTTTTGCGATACTGGGAATGGGATACCTTTTGAAAATTGGGATAGTGTTTTTAATCCATTTATGTCTATTAAAGATAGTGGGACGGGATTAGGACTTCCTTTTGTTAAAAAGGTATTAACCGAACAATTGGGAAACATCAGCATTGTTGAAAGCACTACTATGGGAACCCATTTTCAAATTGAATTACCTCAGAACGGGTTGTTGGATTTGGATCAGCTAGATAAAGGATCGGCTTAAAAGCTGGTCCTTTTTTCATGGAGCGCAAGGAATGGCTTTAAGGGAATAGATATCAATATGGGATTCCCTGTACCTAATGTGGCATCGAATGGAAAGGGGAGCGGTCTTATTCGCCGTCCGGAAGTTGCAGCAGAGCTCATTGAAGCAGCGAAAGCGGGAGACATTGCCTGTAAGTGTGAAAGTGCGTGAGTTGCTCGATAACCTTGGGTGAAAGAGTATTGATGGGAGATAAGAATTCTCATAATTCTATTCTTATAGTATAACAGAAATAAACATTTACTATTCCACCCTGTTTTCGTTAAACATACATTTGCGAATTCGGGG of Oceanobacillus zhaokaii contains these proteins:
- a CDS encoding DUF1048 domain-containing protein — protein: MNIFEKIIGSLDDKREWKAMEARAKALPSEYRNAYKAIQKYMWTAGGGPTDWKDISRIYGGILDLFEEGAAEGKKVTDLTGEDVAAFCDDLVKDEHTWKDKYRKKLNDTIGRG
- a CDS encoding ABC transporter ATP-binding protein, whose product is MGNAAISVKGLTKSFKDKKVLKGVEFEVQRGEIFALLGSNGAGKTTMVNILSTLMKPDGGEVSICGFDVQRQPDHVRQSISLTGQFAALDGMLTGRENLIMIAKLRGVSDPAQVADNLLERFSLTDAANHRADKYSGGMKRRLDIAMSLIGKPAVIFLDESSTGLDPEARIEVWNTINELAGSGTTILLTTQYLEEAEQLADRIAILHGGKIITTGTLTELKEMFPPAKVEYIEKQPTLEEIFLAIIGKKGKM
- a CDS encoding ABC transporter permease, with amino-acid sequence MNSKTGVLLGRLMRNIMRSPDTIITVAITPIMMMLLFVYVFGGAIKTGTDNYVNYLLPGILLITIASGVAYTSLRLFTDVRSGLMARFITMPIKRTSVLWAHVLTSLVSNVLTVAVVILVALLMGFRTNADILQWLAVVGILGLFTLALTWLAVIPGLTAKSMEGATAYSYPLIFLPFISSAFVPTETMPKIVRVFAENQPVTSIVDTIRALLYEGSVGNDIWIALAWCVGIMVIAYLFASKVFKHRLG
- a CDS encoding YolD-like family protein; this translates as MSNVNDRGTIKWTSMMMPEQVKMLDEYWNSMDNKIKPILDEQQLEEIGIKLHEAISKNSEVEITYYGDYDYLLVRDKIYYVNYNDKYLKMNDFDRTKIEFDYILDIQIE
- a CDS encoding recombinase family protein; the protein is MFNSYTYKTGIFYSQRVVEKKYNVAAIEDKIFERLNEYNIDIVKKFSDLGYMNLQRPGLNELINYLINLEKNIDVVVFYSFDFLGRDKRRLNFVMPRIKRHVKEVIYIENKTISQSNRLNKDFIDNKLAWKWIN
- a CDS encoding tRNA dihydrouridine synthase, giving the protein MKENFWRDLPRPFFILAPMEDVTDVVFRHVVSEAARPDVFFTEFTNSVSYCHPEGKQSVRGRLTFTEDEQPIVAHIWGDKPEHYREMSIGMAKQGFKGIDINMGCPVPNVASNGKGSGLIRRPEVAAELIEAAKAGGLPVSVKTRLGYTNVDEWRDWLTHILKQDIANLSIHLRTRKEMSKVDAHWELIPEIKKLRDEVAPGTLLTINGDIPDRQTGLKLVEQYGVDGVMIGRGIFKNPFAFEKEPKEHSHKELLDLLRLQLDLHDKYSKLEARQFRPLRRFFKIYVRDFQGASELRNQLMSTESTDEVRELLDNLG
- a CDS encoding sensor histidine kinase, whose protein sequence is MIITIGLIPIVLAFAISQIFKGSKLSTGLFIAMCLLAVWQFYIGVLFFEESWNEDVVLFLFRMFRFGPIFTIPTLFYLISIIIQDEPMRKDNNRWIEGISKSVFNKKNFRALLVWSVFVYLVDWTRLGIAGLEIVSLGFSSINFYYPVYGPLGLLFKIHMASFVLILTMAFILLPKLLNTNTKNFLMRFSIYAVLFYTFGLLNFHPATGMISGSIGVILFSTLIMLEFVKLNTNMKLNYYELMERQKKLDYTGSLTASLIHEVKNTNQIIKGFSKMLNKTDSMTDRDNGAVEMIMKSSEHLQKLADNYQEYMRSSKIALKVDDFESVIYNAIELSQGIAKERHVEIEFINHYKPLKAFINKTYLEQVFINLIKNSVEAIPDDKEIRKITIRTEVVDKSILIHFCDTGNGIPFENWDSVFNPFMSIKDSGTGLGLPFVKKVLTEQLGNISIVESTTMGTHFQIELPQNGLLDLDQLDKGSA